The following are encoded together in the Gouania willdenowi chromosome 14, fGouWil2.1, whole genome shotgun sequence genome:
- the tmigd1 gene encoding transmembrane and immunoglobulin domain-containing protein 1: MSRIFVSHTQGKEEHQKSTNNKSLSGSTKRNIMMLMLKVISLLLLLHCGCQTFGLEIQSDPGVNGDGVVQVDLEKTVSLVCAHDSTGSGTGEDEHEELVWLRNGAEVALKDENRKGHSSVCVTPVIHEDNRATFTCHLRGNTSVRTSVTLDVIYLPQLSGSEHITVENEAMLVLQCDIWANPPVSSVKWTMNGTAVDLVGGGFILTNDGFKSQLAAGSVEESLHQGTYQCMADGKYSKLFHVTVTEKTMKFPLYPMIAAVVVVSLTTILAVVARWKRIVQCFK; encoded by the exons ATGTCACGTATCTTTGTCTCACACACTCAGGGCAAAGAAGAACACCAGAAGAGCACAAACAACAAGTCACTGTCAG GTTCAACCAAACGGAATATAATGATGCTAATGCTCAAAGTAATTTCTttactgttgcttctccactgTGGATGTCAGACGTTCG GCCTCGAAATCCAGTCTGATCCAGGTGTGAACGGTGACGGTGTCGTACAGGTGGACCTGGAGAAGACTGTTTCACTGGTTTGTGCCCATGACAGCACTGGCTCTGGCACTGGAGAGGATGAGCATGAGGAGCTGGTGTGGCTCCGGAACGGTGCAGAGGTCGCCCTGAAGGACGAAAACAGAAAAGGacacagcagtgtgtgtgtcacacccGTCATTCATGAAGACAACAGAGCCACCTTCACCTGTCACCTGAGAGGGAACACGTCAGTCAGAACCTCTGTCACTCTGGATGTCATAT ATCTCCCCCAACTCTCTGGGTCCGAACACATTACTGTGGAAAATGAAGCTATGCTGGTCCTACAGTGTGACATTTGGGCCAATCCGCCTGTGTCATCTGTAAAGTGGACAATGAACGGGACTGCAGTGGATCTAGTAGGAGGCGGCTTCATTTTGACAAATGACGGGTTTAAAAGCCAACTTGCAGCCGGCAGTGTGGAGGAAAGCTTGCACCAAGGCACCTACCAGTGTATGGCCGATGGAAAATACAGCAAGCTTTTCCATGTCACAGTAACAG AAAAAACCATGAAGTTCCCATTGTATCCCATGATAGCAGCAGTGGTGGTGGTAAGCCTCACTACCATTCTTGCTGTTGTTGCACGGTGGAAGAGAATTGTTCAG TGCTTCAAATAA
- the slc47a1 gene encoding multidrug and toxin extrusion protein 1, which yields MEKLGSLEPAHHTPGVGPVAGDPVAKTAAAAAAAGPVGEETPTVESSKLFRCACVKRWIPLAYREEIYHVLRLTGPLLLSRILNFLLPFVNSIFCGHIGNAALAGYALASATISVTTMSTGFGFIVACDTLISQTYGGKNMKRVGVIIQRSMLILLLYCLPCWALLINSHSLLLLMHQEAQVAEIAQLYVMAYLPAVPALFLHELQVAYLQNQGIILPQMYTAAATNIINVGINYVLIITLDWGVIGSAIASGLSRIILCILLFVYIKWKKLYKETWGGWSMDSLQDWGSIMKLAIPSVFMVCFEWWIWEIGGFLAGLLGELDLAAQHVLMEIGTIMYMFPLGVQAAACVRVGNALGAGNTPRAIITCKVTLLLVVMLAVVQGVVIACSKSILGRIFTSDVTIVDMVSHNLTVQIFLQFFDGLLCVCSGILVGSGMQKIAAVSNLVCYYCIGVPVGIALMFAAELRITGLWLGIFLSAFIESGFFVCLIFKVNWKKVTQKAEKRAGKKTLITPMRPASTVLNDGLPDVLYTAQLPEDESPTSEGYCAVGTQDQELKVMDGDSVTKAKRTEEDKITPEPLSTNQLMIRRGITFSVLALILAVGVTVYVTVPLPEPRSSANFTLNGTNGSTPATLALLNMTSNF from the exons ATGGAGAAGCTGGGCTCCCTGGAGCCTGCACACCACACGCCGGGTGTAGGACCCGTTGCTGGGGACCCAGTTGCcaagacagcagcagcagcagcagcagcagggccCGTGGGAGAGGAGACGCCGACGGTGGAGAGCTCCAAGCTGTTCAGATGTGCATGCGTTAAACGTTGGATTCCACTGGCCTACAGAGAAGAAATCTACCATGTCCTGCGTCTCACAGGCCCACTG CTTCTTTCTCGGATCCTTAACTTCCTCCTGCCGTTTGTTAACTCCATATTTTGTGGTCACATTGGCAATGCAGCGCTGGCTGGATATGCATTGGCCTCGGCG ACAATCTCCGTAACGACAATGTCAACAGGATTTGGCTTCATTGTGGCATGTGATACACTCATTTCCCAG ACATATGGCGGTAAGAACATGAAACGTGTGGGTGTTATTATACAAAGAAGTATGCTGATCCTGCTGCTGTATTGTCTGCCATGCTGGGCGCTTCTGATCAACTCCCACAGCTTGTTGCTTCTAATGCATCAAGAGGCTCAGGTAGCAGA GATTGCACAGCTCTATGTGATGGCATACTTACCAGCAGTACCA GCCTTGTTCCTGCACGAGCTGCAGGTTGCGTACCTCCAAAACCAA GGGATTATACTGCCTCAGATgtacacagcagcagcaacaaataTTATCAACGTGGGCATCAACTACGTCCTGATCATCACCCTGGATTGGGGTGtaat TGGATCAGCAATCGCTAGCGGCCTTTCCCGGATTATCCTCTGCATACTCTTATTTGTATATATCAAATGGAAGAAGCTCTATAAAGAAACATGGGGAG GCTGGTCTATGGACTCTCTGCAGGACTGGGGTTCTATTATGAAGTTGGCGATTCCCAGTGTGTTTATGGTCTGCTTTGAGTGGTGGATCTGGGAGATTGGAGGTTTTCTTGCTG GTCTACTTGGTGAGTTGGATCTCGCTGCCCAGCATGTGTTGATGGAAATAGGAACAATCATGTATATG TTTCCTTTAGGTGTCCAGGCAGCTGCCTGTGTGCGTGTTGGAAACGCTCTGGGAGCAGGAAACACCCCCAGAGCCATCATCACATGCAAAGTGACTCTTCTTCTCGTAG TAATGCTCGCTGTGGTCCAAGGTGTTGTGATCGCTTGCTCTAAGTCCATCCTTGGACGTATATTTACCTCAGACGT CACCATCGTGGACATGGTGTCGCACAACCTGACGGTGCAAATATTTTTACAGTTCTTTGATGGATTACTG TGTGTCTGCTCAGGGATTCTGGTAGGATCGGGTATGCAGAAAATTGCTGCCGTTTCCAACCTGGTGTGTTACTACTGCATTGGTGTACCTGTAGGCATCGCTCTCATGTTTGCTGCTGAGTTAAGAATAACAG GACTGTGGTTGGGTATTTTTCTAAGTGCTTTCATTGAGTCCGGTTTCTTTGTCTGCTTGATTTTTAAAGTCAACTGGAAAAAAGTCACTCAAAAG GCTGAAAAACGAGCTGGGAAGAAGACCCTGATCACTCCGATGCGTCCTGCCAGTACAGTGCTGAATGATGGTCTCCCAGATGTTTTATACACA GCGCAGCTGCCTGAAGACGAGTCACCTACGTCAGAGGGTTACTGTGCTGTTGGTACCCAGGACCAGGAGCTGAAAGTAATGGATGGAGACAGTGTcactaaagcgaaaaggaccgAGGAGGACAAAATCACTCCTGAGCCGCTTTCTACCAACCAGCTAATGATACGTCGAGGAATCACATTTTCAGTGCTAGCTCTTATTTTGGCGGTAGGCGTCACCGTTTACGTCACTGTCCCACTTCCTGAGCCCAGAAGCAGTGCCAACTTCACCCTGAACGGGACCAATGGCTCCACTCCTGCTACGTTAGCTCTACTGAACATGACCTCAAACTTCTGA